One stretch of Zingiber officinale cultivar Zhangliang chromosome 6B, Zo_v1.1, whole genome shotgun sequence DNA includes these proteins:
- the LOC121991962 gene encoding receptor-like serine/threonine-protein kinase NCRK isoform X3, with translation MEFHWRVALACISVVLLVQLTTCESSLAQPNSLKWTCICNADPLENAPAFNSSSCGCIYGTTDRMTWNCSCSTLNRQAPRNILHNTSFSSCNCTLVSEKHLSKKALLIIVLLCAAFATVALVALSTYCFYCNNRLPMQLSQTPSVKDTSYNSSANLISHRSAQFQPYQSKTCFFLKPISEIIQKLPFMFGSGKGTLSGVVIQFSYVELEQASKGFSTDNLIGIGGSSNVYRGELKDGRMVAIKKLRPLGGSEIDPEFLHEIELILRFNHCHVVLLLGYCIENQGRQLERLLVFEYMSNGNLRDSLDTKQGKEAMDWETRVQIALGAAKGLEYLHEAAAPRILHRDIKTTNILLDDNYRAKIADLGMAKQLMTDDLTSSSSSPARMLGTFGYFAPEYAIVGKASQKSDVFSFGVVILELITGRRPIFKATNKGEDSLVIWATSRLQDSQLVVSELPDAVLRGKFPEEEMQIMAHLARECLQWDPDSRPTMSEVVQILLTIAPGKSRKRNMPTSLEWSSYAPSTRESSLIQNTAVTIERHEPSGVRSARSHPPRSMSIPIEQQYLCKEHQIELEIEHTDRLIPSRSNSWSGRSSEDEIVDMFEPCFESFRQANMAPSLFHVDTVG, from the exons ATGGAATTTCACTGGAGAGTAGCCTTGGCTTGTATTAGTGTGGTTCTGTTGGTCCAGCTCACGACTTGTG AGAGTTCGTTGGCTCAACCGAACAGTCTAAAGTGGACGTGCATTTGCAATGCTGATCCTCTTGAAAATGCTCCTGCATTTAATTCCTCCTCTTGTGGTTGCATTTATG GAACTACAGATAGAATGACATGGAATTGCTCTTGTTCAACACTCAACCGTCAAGCCCCTCGGAACATTCTTCATAACACTAGTTTCTCTTCCTGCAATTGCACCTTAG TCTCAGAGAAACATCTCTCTAAGAAAGCTcttttgattattgtacttcTGTGTGCTGCATTTGCAACTGTTGCATTGGTAGCATTGTCTACATACTGTTTCTATTGCAACAATAGACTTCCCATGCAACTATCACAAACTCCATCAGTAAAGGATACGAGTTATAACAGTTCAGCAAACTTGATAAGTCATCGATCTGCTCAATTTCAGCCATATCAAAGCAAAACCTGTTTCTTCCTCAAGCCTATATCAG AAATCATACAAAAGCTTCCTTTCATGTTTGGAAGTGGAAAGGGAACTTTATCCGGTGTAGTTATCCAATTTTCCTATGTCGAATTGGAGCAAGCTAGTAAAGGATTCTCAACTGATAACCTCATAGGGATTGGAGGGAGCAGCAATGTCTATCGTGGAGAGTTAAAGGATGGAAGAATGGTTGCTATAAAGAAATTAAGACCATTAGGAGGGTCAGAAATTGATCCTGAGTTTTTGCATGAG ATTGAACTCATATTGAGGTTCAACCATTGTCATGTGGTGCTTTTGCTTGGGTACTGTATAGAAAACCAAGGAAGGCAATTAGAGAGGCTCTTGGTATTTGAGTATATGTCCAATGGGAACTTGAGAGACAGTTTAGATACAAAACAAGGGAAAGAAGCAATGGACTGGGAAACACGTGTGCAAATTGCATTAGGTGCTGCAAAGGGTCTGGAATATCTTCATGAAGCAGCTGCTCCCAGGATTCTGCATAGAGACATCAAAACCACCAACATTCTTTTGGATGACAATTATAGGGCTAAG ATAGCTGATCTTGGTATGGCTAAACAACTAATGACAGATGATCTTACTAGTTCTTCCAGTTCTCCAGCAAGAATGCTAGGGACATTTGGGTATTTCGCACCGGAGTATGCCATAGTTGGAAAAGCATCGCAAAAGTCGGATGTATTTAGCTTTGGAGTGGTTATTCTTGAGTTGATCACTGGTCGCAGACCTATTTTCAAAGCTACAAATAAAGGAGAAGATAGCCTTGTGATATGG GCAACAAGTCGTCTTCAGGATAGCCAGCTAGTTGTCTCTGAGTTACCCGATGCAGTTCTAAGAGGAAAGTTCCCTGAAGAAGAAATGCAAATAATGGCTCATTTAGCAAGAGAATGCTTGCAATGGGATCCAGATTCAAGACCAACGATGAGCGAAGTTGTTCAGATTCTTTTAACAATTGCTCCTGGAAAATCTAGAAAGAGAAATATGCCGACAAGTCTTGAGTGG AGTTCATACGCCCCCAGTACCAGGGAATCCAGCCTAATTCAAAATACAGCAGTTACAATTGAACGACATGAACCGAGTGGAGTGAGATCTGCTCGATCGCATCCTCCCCGTTCCATGTCAATACCAATTGAACAACAGTACTTGTGCAAAGAGCACCAAATAGAGTTGGAGATAGAGCATACTGATAGACTGATACCGTCGAGATCAAACTCATGGAGTGGGAGGTCCTCGGAAGACGAAATTGTGGACATGTTCGAGCCTTGTTTTGAATCCTTTAGACAGGCAAATATGGCACCCTCCCTGTTCCATGTTGATACAGTTGGATGA
- the LOC121991962 gene encoding receptor-like serine/threonine-protein kinase NCRK isoform X1 gives MEFHWRVALACISVVLLVQLTTCESSLAQPNSLKWTCICNADPLENAPAFNSSSCGCIYGTTDRMTWNCSCSTLNRQAPRNILHNTSFSSCNCTLDLAGTPAVSEKHLSKKALLIIVLLCAAFATVALVALSTYCFYCNNRLPMQLSQTPSVKDTSYNSSANLISHRSAQFQPYQSKTCFFLKPISEIIQKLPFMFGSGKGTLSGVVIQFSYVELEQASKGFSTDNLIGIGGSSNVYRGELKDGRMVAIKKLRPLGGSEIDPEFLHEIELILRFNHCHVVLLLGYCIENQGRQLERLLVFEYMSNGNLRDSLDTKQGKEAMDWETRVQIALGAAKGLEYLHEAAAPRILHRDIKTTNILLDDNYRAKIADLGMAKQLMTDDLTSSSSSPARMLGTFGYFAPEYAIVGKASQKSDVFSFGVVILELITGRRPIFKATNKGEDSLVIWATSRLQDSQLVVSELPDAVLRGKFPEEEMQIMAHLARECLQWDPDSRPTMSEVVQILLTIAPGKSRKRNMPTSLEWSSYAPSTRESSLIQNTAVTIERHEPSGVRSARSHPPRSMSIPIEQQYLCKEHQIELEIEHTDRLIPSRSNSWSGRSSEDEIVDMFEPCFESFRQANMAPSLFHVDTVG, from the exons ATGGAATTTCACTGGAGAGTAGCCTTGGCTTGTATTAGTGTGGTTCTGTTGGTCCAGCTCACGACTTGTG AGAGTTCGTTGGCTCAACCGAACAGTCTAAAGTGGACGTGCATTTGCAATGCTGATCCTCTTGAAAATGCTCCTGCATTTAATTCCTCCTCTTGTGGTTGCATTTATG GAACTACAGATAGAATGACATGGAATTGCTCTTGTTCAACACTCAACCGTCAAGCCCCTCGGAACATTCTTCATAACACTAGTTTCTCTTCCTGCAATTGCACCTTAG ATCTTGCAGGAACACCTGCAGTCTCAGAGAAACATCTCTCTAAGAAAGCTcttttgattattgtacttcTGTGTGCTGCATTTGCAACTGTTGCATTGGTAGCATTGTCTACATACTGTTTCTATTGCAACAATAGACTTCCCATGCAACTATCACAAACTCCATCAGTAAAGGATACGAGTTATAACAGTTCAGCAAACTTGATAAGTCATCGATCTGCTCAATTTCAGCCATATCAAAGCAAAACCTGTTTCTTCCTCAAGCCTATATCAG AAATCATACAAAAGCTTCCTTTCATGTTTGGAAGTGGAAAGGGAACTTTATCCGGTGTAGTTATCCAATTTTCCTATGTCGAATTGGAGCAAGCTAGTAAAGGATTCTCAACTGATAACCTCATAGGGATTGGAGGGAGCAGCAATGTCTATCGTGGAGAGTTAAAGGATGGAAGAATGGTTGCTATAAAGAAATTAAGACCATTAGGAGGGTCAGAAATTGATCCTGAGTTTTTGCATGAG ATTGAACTCATATTGAGGTTCAACCATTGTCATGTGGTGCTTTTGCTTGGGTACTGTATAGAAAACCAAGGAAGGCAATTAGAGAGGCTCTTGGTATTTGAGTATATGTCCAATGGGAACTTGAGAGACAGTTTAGATACAAAACAAGGGAAAGAAGCAATGGACTGGGAAACACGTGTGCAAATTGCATTAGGTGCTGCAAAGGGTCTGGAATATCTTCATGAAGCAGCTGCTCCCAGGATTCTGCATAGAGACATCAAAACCACCAACATTCTTTTGGATGACAATTATAGGGCTAAG ATAGCTGATCTTGGTATGGCTAAACAACTAATGACAGATGATCTTACTAGTTCTTCCAGTTCTCCAGCAAGAATGCTAGGGACATTTGGGTATTTCGCACCGGAGTATGCCATAGTTGGAAAAGCATCGCAAAAGTCGGATGTATTTAGCTTTGGAGTGGTTATTCTTGAGTTGATCACTGGTCGCAGACCTATTTTCAAAGCTACAAATAAAGGAGAAGATAGCCTTGTGATATGG GCAACAAGTCGTCTTCAGGATAGCCAGCTAGTTGTCTCTGAGTTACCCGATGCAGTTCTAAGAGGAAAGTTCCCTGAAGAAGAAATGCAAATAATGGCTCATTTAGCAAGAGAATGCTTGCAATGGGATCCAGATTCAAGACCAACGATGAGCGAAGTTGTTCAGATTCTTTTAACAATTGCTCCTGGAAAATCTAGAAAGAGAAATATGCCGACAAGTCTTGAGTGG AGTTCATACGCCCCCAGTACCAGGGAATCCAGCCTAATTCAAAATACAGCAGTTACAATTGAACGACATGAACCGAGTGGAGTGAGATCTGCTCGATCGCATCCTCCCCGTTCCATGTCAATACCAATTGAACAACAGTACTTGTGCAAAGAGCACCAAATAGAGTTGGAGATAGAGCATACTGATAGACTGATACCGTCGAGATCAAACTCATGGAGTGGGAGGTCCTCGGAAGACGAAATTGTGGACATGTTCGAGCCTTGTTTTGAATCCTTTAGACAGGCAAATATGGCACCCTCCCTGTTCCATGTTGATACAGTTGGATGA
- the LOC121991962 gene encoding receptor-like serine/threonine-protein kinase NCRK isoform X4 — translation MSYIDLAGTPAVSEKHLSKKALLIIVLLCAAFATVALVALSTYCFYCNNRLPMQLSQTPSVKDTSYNSSANLISHRSAQFQPYQSKTCFFLKPISEIIQKLPFMFGSGKGTLSGVVIQFSYVELEQASKGFSTDNLIGIGGSSNVYRGELKDGRMVAIKKLRPLGGSEIDPEFLHEIELILRFNHCHVVLLLGYCIENQGRQLERLLVFEYMSNGNLRDSLDTKQGKEAMDWETRVQIALGAAKGLEYLHEAAAPRILHRDIKTTNILLDDNYRAKIADLGMAKQLMTDDLTSSSSSPARMLGTFGYFAPEYAIVGKASQKSDVFSFGVVILELITGRRPIFKATNKGEDSLVIWATSRLQDSQLVVSELPDAVLRGKFPEEEMQIMAHLARECLQWDPDSRPTMSEVVQILLTIAPGKSRKRNMPTSLEWSSYAPSTRESSLIQNTAVTIERHEPSGVRSARSHPPRSMSIPIEQQYLCKEHQIELEIEHTDRLIPSRSNSWSGRSSEDEIVDMFEPCFESFRQANMAPSLFHVDTVG, via the exons ATGTCTTATATAGATCTTGCAGGAACACCTGCAGTCTCAGAGAAACATCTCTCTAAGAAAGCTcttttgattattgtacttcTGTGTGCTGCATTTGCAACTGTTGCATTGGTAGCATTGTCTACATACTGTTTCTATTGCAACAATAGACTTCCCATGCAACTATCACAAACTCCATCAGTAAAGGATACGAGTTATAACAGTTCAGCAAACTTGATAAGTCATCGATCTGCTCAATTTCAGCCATATCAAAGCAAAACCTGTTTCTTCCTCAAGCCTATATCAG AAATCATACAAAAGCTTCCTTTCATGTTTGGAAGTGGAAAGGGAACTTTATCCGGTGTAGTTATCCAATTTTCCTATGTCGAATTGGAGCAAGCTAGTAAAGGATTCTCAACTGATAACCTCATAGGGATTGGAGGGAGCAGCAATGTCTATCGTGGAGAGTTAAAGGATGGAAGAATGGTTGCTATAAAGAAATTAAGACCATTAGGAGGGTCAGAAATTGATCCTGAGTTTTTGCATGAG ATTGAACTCATATTGAGGTTCAACCATTGTCATGTGGTGCTTTTGCTTGGGTACTGTATAGAAAACCAAGGAAGGCAATTAGAGAGGCTCTTGGTATTTGAGTATATGTCCAATGGGAACTTGAGAGACAGTTTAGATACAAAACAAGGGAAAGAAGCAATGGACTGGGAAACACGTGTGCAAATTGCATTAGGTGCTGCAAAGGGTCTGGAATATCTTCATGAAGCAGCTGCTCCCAGGATTCTGCATAGAGACATCAAAACCACCAACATTCTTTTGGATGACAATTATAGGGCTAAG ATAGCTGATCTTGGTATGGCTAAACAACTAATGACAGATGATCTTACTAGTTCTTCCAGTTCTCCAGCAAGAATGCTAGGGACATTTGGGTATTTCGCACCGGAGTATGCCATAGTTGGAAAAGCATCGCAAAAGTCGGATGTATTTAGCTTTGGAGTGGTTATTCTTGAGTTGATCACTGGTCGCAGACCTATTTTCAAAGCTACAAATAAAGGAGAAGATAGCCTTGTGATATGG GCAACAAGTCGTCTTCAGGATAGCCAGCTAGTTGTCTCTGAGTTACCCGATGCAGTTCTAAGAGGAAAGTTCCCTGAAGAAGAAATGCAAATAATGGCTCATTTAGCAAGAGAATGCTTGCAATGGGATCCAGATTCAAGACCAACGATGAGCGAAGTTGTTCAGATTCTTTTAACAATTGCTCCTGGAAAATCTAGAAAGAGAAATATGCCGACAAGTCTTGAGTGG AGTTCATACGCCCCCAGTACCAGGGAATCCAGCCTAATTCAAAATACAGCAGTTACAATTGAACGACATGAACCGAGTGGAGTGAGATCTGCTCGATCGCATCCTCCCCGTTCCATGTCAATACCAATTGAACAACAGTACTTGTGCAAAGAGCACCAAATAGAGTTGGAGATAGAGCATACTGATAGACTGATACCGTCGAGATCAAACTCATGGAGTGGGAGGTCCTCGGAAGACGAAATTGTGGACATGTTCGAGCCTTGTTTTGAATCCTTTAGACAGGCAAATATGGCACCCTCCCTGTTCCATGTTGATACAGTTGGATGA
- the LOC121991962 gene encoding receptor-like serine/threonine-protein kinase NCRK isoform X2, whose amino-acid sequence MEFHWRVALACISVVLLVQLTTCESSLAQPNSLKWTCICNADPLENAPAFNSSSCGCIYGTTDRMTWNCSCSTLNRQAPRNILHNTSFSSCNCTLGTPAVSEKHLSKKALLIIVLLCAAFATVALVALSTYCFYCNNRLPMQLSQTPSVKDTSYNSSANLISHRSAQFQPYQSKTCFFLKPISEIIQKLPFMFGSGKGTLSGVVIQFSYVELEQASKGFSTDNLIGIGGSSNVYRGELKDGRMVAIKKLRPLGGSEIDPEFLHEIELILRFNHCHVVLLLGYCIENQGRQLERLLVFEYMSNGNLRDSLDTKQGKEAMDWETRVQIALGAAKGLEYLHEAAAPRILHRDIKTTNILLDDNYRAKIADLGMAKQLMTDDLTSSSSSPARMLGTFGYFAPEYAIVGKASQKSDVFSFGVVILELITGRRPIFKATNKGEDSLVIWATSRLQDSQLVVSELPDAVLRGKFPEEEMQIMAHLARECLQWDPDSRPTMSEVVQILLTIAPGKSRKRNMPTSLEWSSYAPSTRESSLIQNTAVTIERHEPSGVRSARSHPPRSMSIPIEQQYLCKEHQIELEIEHTDRLIPSRSNSWSGRSSEDEIVDMFEPCFESFRQANMAPSLFHVDTVG is encoded by the exons ATGGAATTTCACTGGAGAGTAGCCTTGGCTTGTATTAGTGTGGTTCTGTTGGTCCAGCTCACGACTTGTG AGAGTTCGTTGGCTCAACCGAACAGTCTAAAGTGGACGTGCATTTGCAATGCTGATCCTCTTGAAAATGCTCCTGCATTTAATTCCTCCTCTTGTGGTTGCATTTATG GAACTACAGATAGAATGACATGGAATTGCTCTTGTTCAACACTCAACCGTCAAGCCCCTCGGAACATTCTTCATAACACTAGTTTCTCTTCCTGCAATTGCACCTTAG GAACACCTGCAGTCTCAGAGAAACATCTCTCTAAGAAAGCTcttttgattattgtacttcTGTGTGCTGCATTTGCAACTGTTGCATTGGTAGCATTGTCTACATACTGTTTCTATTGCAACAATAGACTTCCCATGCAACTATCACAAACTCCATCAGTAAAGGATACGAGTTATAACAGTTCAGCAAACTTGATAAGTCATCGATCTGCTCAATTTCAGCCATATCAAAGCAAAACCTGTTTCTTCCTCAAGCCTATATCAG AAATCATACAAAAGCTTCCTTTCATGTTTGGAAGTGGAAAGGGAACTTTATCCGGTGTAGTTATCCAATTTTCCTATGTCGAATTGGAGCAAGCTAGTAAAGGATTCTCAACTGATAACCTCATAGGGATTGGAGGGAGCAGCAATGTCTATCGTGGAGAGTTAAAGGATGGAAGAATGGTTGCTATAAAGAAATTAAGACCATTAGGAGGGTCAGAAATTGATCCTGAGTTTTTGCATGAG ATTGAACTCATATTGAGGTTCAACCATTGTCATGTGGTGCTTTTGCTTGGGTACTGTATAGAAAACCAAGGAAGGCAATTAGAGAGGCTCTTGGTATTTGAGTATATGTCCAATGGGAACTTGAGAGACAGTTTAGATACAAAACAAGGGAAAGAAGCAATGGACTGGGAAACACGTGTGCAAATTGCATTAGGTGCTGCAAAGGGTCTGGAATATCTTCATGAAGCAGCTGCTCCCAGGATTCTGCATAGAGACATCAAAACCACCAACATTCTTTTGGATGACAATTATAGGGCTAAG ATAGCTGATCTTGGTATGGCTAAACAACTAATGACAGATGATCTTACTAGTTCTTCCAGTTCTCCAGCAAGAATGCTAGGGACATTTGGGTATTTCGCACCGGAGTATGCCATAGTTGGAAAAGCATCGCAAAAGTCGGATGTATTTAGCTTTGGAGTGGTTATTCTTGAGTTGATCACTGGTCGCAGACCTATTTTCAAAGCTACAAATAAAGGAGAAGATAGCCTTGTGATATGG GCAACAAGTCGTCTTCAGGATAGCCAGCTAGTTGTCTCTGAGTTACCCGATGCAGTTCTAAGAGGAAAGTTCCCTGAAGAAGAAATGCAAATAATGGCTCATTTAGCAAGAGAATGCTTGCAATGGGATCCAGATTCAAGACCAACGATGAGCGAAGTTGTTCAGATTCTTTTAACAATTGCTCCTGGAAAATCTAGAAAGAGAAATATGCCGACAAGTCTTGAGTGG AGTTCATACGCCCCCAGTACCAGGGAATCCAGCCTAATTCAAAATACAGCAGTTACAATTGAACGACATGAACCGAGTGGAGTGAGATCTGCTCGATCGCATCCTCCCCGTTCCATGTCAATACCAATTGAACAACAGTACTTGTGCAAAGAGCACCAAATAGAGTTGGAGATAGAGCATACTGATAGACTGATACCGTCGAGATCAAACTCATGGAGTGGGAGGTCCTCGGAAGACGAAATTGTGGACATGTTCGAGCCTTGTTTTGAATCCTTTAGACAGGCAAATATGGCACCCTCCCTGTTCCATGTTGATACAGTTGGATGA